AACcatattaatgaaattattaaagaaaaatgcTAGTTTAACTTTTAAACAATTTAGTAACAAAAATCGAAGAATGAGTAACAATATGATTAACTATTTACTAATCCTCTAACTCTAGAAAGTGTTATTTACTAAAGTTATATCATTGATAAATTCTACCTCGtctatttctttttatagtAATTTATATCCAATTTTATATTTCTGCATTTAAACATGTGTATCCCCGTTTTAATTCTCAAATCGTCTCGCTCTTGTTTTCCAGACATCTTATCTTTCTAGTAAGGATACATGGTACTACCTAATTAGATATCAAAAATTTCACAATCCAAACACCTTACAataaagttttttcttcttcttttacctTTTCTTGAGAACTCGCAActcatattttatgtttttagtatcttaaaaagttattatatttagtaGCGAAAAACTTTCACAAATAGTCACTAAAATGAACTTAATTATGTTGTAGAACTATATAGTTATAGTTTAAGCTGtctaatttgtataatttgttgtaCACttgtataattcaattattttgtattaactCGAATAacgaatttatataattataaatattttataaacatctaaccaaaatatattatacaaatttcaaGCTATACAAACGTGTTAATTATACGGCTATACAATGCCAAtttctgattatttttttcaatttgtgtTTCTTCACGTCTAATGTATGTTTCCTTTTGTGAATTTGCACTCTATCATGCCTGTTAAATACTGAACTTTATTGTTGAGTGGCTAATAATGTGGATTGAGAAAAAATGACGTCTCACGTTCAAATCCGAGTAGAAGCAATAACACTAGTTgaatttattcatatatatcCCAGCTTCAAAGAGCACTATTTTCTTACCACATGGACCTGGCCATGTTCGAGACATCGCTCAGCAAGTACGCAACGAGATGATGGAGGCAGCCAGTGCAGAACATGTCAACACTGAATAGTTCGATTAGTTCCTCATTAATACCCTTGTGATGaatgtatatgtttcacttgcCTCTGGGCAAAGACTAACTTGCTATGTCAGACTTGGACTCTACAAAATTGTCAATTGATGTTTGACGGATAAAGTTAgcatattttttaagaatccGACATGAGTTCAGTAACATAGTCCTAAAAATATTGGTGTTCCATCATCTTGTACTAATCAGGGAACAAGTATTAGCAAATTCAGTAATTTTTTCGTATCTACACATTACAAAAGCCACTTGACTTATCAACCATAGCAACAAAAATGTATAGACTGCTATACAAAAGACAGATAGTATTTAATTAACAATCAATTTCGTCTATAGTTGAGTTGGTTGACAACTTACTAAATATGTGTTCGCTGAAGGTAAAACTCAAGCCGACTCTCCTCAAAGGAATACTCTATCTCCTCCTTCACATGGGTGTTTTCAACGAGCTTCGAATTGTAAGGTGTAACAACAGCAGGACCTGGTGTTGTCGTCTGCATTGGAACAGATACGGTTGAGGGAGTAGAAGGCACGGGAATCGGCATTGCTTTAGCAGGAGTTCTGTTCTCTTCTTCATAAGTAGAAATTGACTTTACAGGAGTGGAGACTGGTGTAGTATGGTTACTAAGCGGGGTCTTTGTCATCGTTTCATTATGTTTTCTGTTCATATCTCCCAAGATATTTGTTGCATTGGACTTGGAAGAACCTTTAGAAGAAATGGGTGAGAAAGGCTTCCGCATTACTGCTGTCTCGACTTCTGAACCATTTAGTGCACTGATGAGCTGCTTTTTCGAAGGAAGTTCATCTATACCCAAACCTCCTCTCCTCCCTAAGCAAAGAAGCATAACAAGATTAAATTGAAAAAGGGGCAGAACATCTTGAATTCTTTAATGTGAAAAAAAGAAAGCTAGTTAGAATTCACAAACAGCGTATCCATCTGGACAAAAGATGAATATCAAGACTTTTTCCTCGGGCCGAATTGCCAGAAGAATGAGTTCTAACAATTATTTCAAGAGAGATGAGGAGAAGATTACCTGTTGATAAAGCTCCAAATCCATCATCAGTAGGATGATTAAATTGGTCAAGTTGATGAAAGCGCTCGGACTTCTTTGCTTGACGTGTGTTTGGGGTAGCTTTAGTGGAATAAGGGAGTTCAGTTTTACAAGTTTGCTGCATTGTTCCTCCAAGTGAAAGCCTTCTATTGCTTGGAGCACCACCGCATGACAATTTAGGACCTTTTTTGGCACTTTGGTTCTTCATAGGGCTGGGTTTTGAGCCATAAAGAGACTCTTGTTCTGCCATTAACTGTCCCTGAAGTTTCTTCTGGTCCTGAGATAAGATGAATCACGTGCTAGCTAATGGCTTCGCACAATAGAAAAGATATAAAGTCAACCAAAAGCCAGTTGAGAGTTCATACCCTTTGCTTCTTACGTTCTAGCTCCTTTTCTTCACGCAAGATGGTATACTCTTCAAGCATAGAAAGGAGAGGAAtctaacaaaaagaaacaacCACTTTAAAGACATCTACACGTATGGAACCTTAGACCTCAACATTATAATATCTTAAAACGTAAGATACGAAATGCTTACACCATCATACGAGAATTGAGTTCCTCTCTCGTTTTCCCAAGCTTTTGTTTTTGAGGCCAATGCCTCCACCATTGCTGTTGAACaacattaatttatttcattcattcgcCACTAAATATCACTCTCTAACCTTTATATGGAACAAATATGCATTATCAAAAGGAAAGGAAATTATTAGAAACCTGGAAGTTTATTAACCAAAGCACGAGCTTTCTCAGCACGCTTTAGAGTTAGGTGGGTGCCTCGTCCAGCATTGTAGCGATTTTCGTCCTAGATAATGAATCAAGGTACTGAATAAGCATTTAGGCCTAATTCATGGAACATGCAAATGCtaattgaaagaaaaacaaaccCTGTTATACTCCTCAAGCCAACACTCCTCCTCACATGCAGCGATCCATTTCTCGACTCTGTCTAGAATGTCTTTCCTGCTAAAAGCTTCCTCTTTAACTTGAGCTATTTGGAGTTCAATTTGTTCAAGGACAGCATCAGCATCATCGACAGCTCCTTTCAGAGATATGAACAAAGAAGAGCATATAACTGATCTCATAACAAGGATGTAGTAATCGATTGAATTTCTACGTGATTACTACTGAAATAccagattcaatagcttcaatAGCTATATTCAATGCACTGTCTGAATCACCAACCATATGTGTTTTCCTGTAGATCTCCTCTAGTTCTGACTTCTTCTTCAGAACAAGCTCCTTCATTTTGCTTGCTTTCAATTCTTCCAAACGGCCcacttcttcttcaaccttgATAGTAAAAGATCCATTATATTCAGCCCCAAAGTAGAATTTCAAAGTCAAGCAGAATGATTACaaagatacttttttttttttgaaaatggtaaCTTTGATTACAAAGATACTATACTCACATAAGTAATGAATTCCATAGACAACATGTTAGGCTCTGTTATCTCATGTTCTTTGGCAGCTATTTTACATGTGACATTCTGAAATAACTGTTGCTCTTCAATAGGTGTATCCATCAAGTTCCATAGTTCCAACATGGACGTAGTAAGATCTTGCAGCTGCAAAATCCGGAAGGTTATCAATTTCTAAAGAGTGAACAAAACGCTACGTAATTCAAGAAGGATTTACTCAACCGCATACCCGTTGCATCCTTTGTAACTTAACTTCTTGTAGTCTTTGTATTGTAGCTGCTAAATTTTGGATGGTATCATTACAAATGTTCTTAGCTTCTTCTGATTCCCCAAAACTTGGATCAACCTCATTGATAGTATGTTCGAAATCCATGCCAAGAACCGAGCATAATGATTTTAAAGCACCCAAGTGATCCAGAACCAGTGTCAAACGTTCACTCTGCCAAAAAGAGAGGAAATAGTCTAAGTCAAAGGACAGGGTCGGAGAACATTGGGCTTGATGCCACAGAAAAATTGTAAACCTTTTCTTTTTGAAGGGCATGAAGTTCCATATGAAATTCTTCGAGCTTTCGTAATGATAAATCACTTTCATCCACTACCAAGCTTGCAGAAGTAAGCCTAGAgatttcattcttaatcatcTGTATCTGCTTGAAAACTTCAATGAATTGATTCTTTCTGTCAGATTTCCTCTTCCGCATCTCCTCAAGTTCTGGAAGAACAGCCCTAAGTTCCGCCTTCAAACCTCCTTGGCTCTTGTCAGACTGAATACAAgatattcattaaataaatcCTTACCTGATCTAGTGGAAGGTAAATGCAAACCTTACTTCAAATATGTATATGTAGAGCATTCAAATTCAACTTTTTCTGAATATTCTAGAATATAAGAGGAGCTTGGCTTGGTGAATTAATAGTTGATACTTTTGCAAGAATAAAGTCGACCTCCACTAGTGCAAtacaatttgtttttatttaaagataaGGTCACTGTGATATGACTATCTCATACAACAAGCACACATTGAAACTGTAAAGGTAATTGACTACATCATTACTAACCTGTTTCATATGCACTGGTCGCTCCCCCATTGCAGAACAGATAGCTGCAAGCTCTGCTTCAGAATCAGCAATGGCCTGCCTTAGTTGAGCTCTGCTTTTGTTTGCTTGGTCCACTTTACGTCTGTACACTTCGAGACATTCTCTTTCGATCTCAAATAGCATTCTGTCCCTTTCAGTGTCACTCTCCCCAACTTCATCCCATATAAtctttaaaaacaaaaaggcAAAAGAATTAAACAATGGATATGCTATCAGTTATCCATCATGAAATAACCAAGAAGACAACATATGACAAGTAAAAAACGATACACGAAGAGAAGGACAGGTCccactaaataaattataaacatgTTAGTGGCATTATATTCATGAAAATTACCTGCAGTTCATGTAGCAACAACCCACATGTTGTTTCTGTTTGCAGGAGTGGATCATTTTGAGGAGTTGACATATCAAAGATACTTCAACTGCCAATTGAGAGTAATTTTAACAAGATTATCTTCGACGAAACAATGTATAATCTGAAATCAAGGTGAGCGATTTCACTCGTCATCAACTGTAACATTAGTCATAAACAGTACTGCAGCCTGGAATGTAAAGAAGCAATTACAATGATGAATGACCAAAGAAGTGACAAATTTTTAATATCCTTCTAATGTCTTATCTTCAAAAGAGCATGCGTGGTCCCAATATTTTTCACCTAAGATAAAATTTCAACAGATATAACTCTCCTaaatcctttttaaaaaatattaggagAGTTAAAGGCAAGTCTATAATCTACAGAATTCTtttaagttcttgaaatatCAAACATCTGCTTCttaaacttattaaaattaactaaGTGCTCACTTGAACAAGCTAATCAAATGCTTAGATTTCAGATTGCCAAAAATTGGAACTGGCCATTGGGTTATCACAATGATTTGTCAAATTTTAAGCTATATTCAACtctataattaaataatcaaaaaaattcttaagtTCTAGAGATATCACATGAGTATCTATTCCTCTAACTTATTAAATTAGTTAAGTGCTAAGCGCTCACTTGATCAAACTGATCAAATGCTTAATTTTCAGATTGCCaaaacttgaaacttgaaactTGTCGTTGGATAATCAAAAGGATTCTTCAAATGACTTAAAGATTACTAATTTCATATCAAGTACTGCAACAGCTTTTCTGACCTTAAGGCTTAATCTATCCTTCTATTAAGTGAAATTCGTATTCATGGGTCATTAACACATTTAAACAAATGGAAAATTTGTGtgttaaattatcaaaaaattgtGGAGACACTGCTCTGAAATCCAAACTTCATACTTCAGAACTGAAAATGAGTACTGAAGAATCATAGCATTACAGCTTGTATAGcctttgtttaattatttttccttttctaatgATATGCACGTTAGTAGGCCGTTAACAAGCTGTGGATACACAGCTTGAGAATTCATAATTCGCACTTGAGCAATGAAGACAGATAGACAACAACACTAGCtctacaactttttttttcctaaagtGAAATGCATATTAATAGGCCAGTAGAACATcaaaacaattgaaaaaatgCTAACAAAATTGTGTAAAAACTGTGGAAACACAGTTTGAGAATTCATAATTCGTACTTAAGCAATGAAAACATGTGGACAAGGCAATAGCtctacaacttttttttttctaaagtgAAATGCATATTAATAGGCCATAAACACATCGAAACAACTGAAAAAAGGTACAAAACTGGGTAAAAACTGTGGAGACACAGCTTGAGAATTCATAATTCGTACTTGAGCAATGAAAATACATAGACAAAGGCAATAGCTCTAcaacttctttttttctataCTAAAATGCACATTAAAAGGCCAGTAGCACATCAAACTTAcaaaattatgttataactgTGGAGACACAGCTTgagaattcataattcatactTGAGTAATGAAAACTCATAGATGACGGAGATTGCTCGAcaacttttttttctaaagtAAAATGCATATTAATAGGCCGTAAAACACATCGAAACAACTCAAAAAAAGGTACAAAACTGTGTAAAAACAGCTTGAGAATTCATAATTCGTACTTGAGCAACGAAAACTCGTAGACGACGGCGATAGCTCTACAGCTTTTTTTTACTAAAGTAAAAATGCATATTAATAGGCCATAAAACAAATCGAAACAACTGAAAAAAGGTACAAAACTGTGTAAAAACGGCTTGAGAATTCATAATTCTTACTTGAGCAATGAAAACTCATAGACGACAGCGATAGCTCTAcaacttttttttctaaagtGAAATGTATACAAATAGGCCATAAACACATCGaaacaaaccaaaaaaaccGTACAAAATTGTGGAGACAAAACTCCGAAATTCATAATTCGTAACTTCAGCACTgaaaatgatttgaaaaaaaaaataataaaaaagcgAGAAAAAGGAAAACTCACAACAGTATATTCTCGCCGGAAAAAGAGAAATCGCCGGAGGAGTTTCCGGCAGCAGAGAGAGATGATGAGCTTGGCTTCAACaagtaattttgaaatttgaatttgggGGTTTCCCTTATTTGGCGTCAATTATTAAATGCgaaatgaataataatgaaaagaataaataagaaTGGATATTGTGGAACTGGGCTTTATGGGTGAAAAATCCACAAAAACCAAAATGTTTTTCTTGGGCCTTGGCTATGGAGCTGGGGCCCAACCTAGCCCAGCCCAAATAAGTAGTTACCGTAGACCATCATCTCAGTTTACGTGACACTATTTAAATTGGAGAAACTACATGATTGCATAGTCCACTACCATATAcactattattactatattcAAATTTATCAAGTTTCCTACCACACACGAAGAGAAATACACATAGATACACGTATTATTTGTTACTAGATGTATACAAAAATAGGAAGAGAGTAAAGCAAGCGGATGTGTTATCTCAAATACATGTGAATTTCACTTAATACATGTATCCGACATACTAGATTTATAAAAGAGTGTCGAGCGAGGTTTGTTATTTGTTCCGAATACATGCAAAATCTATGTATGTATCAAGGATACCAGATACATAGAAAAGCGTTGAACGAAATTTATTATGTATCTCAAATACATGTGAATCCGCTTAAACACCGTGTATCTTGAACAAATTACACTAATTTTGACCATGTGTATCCTAAGTTACGTGTATCTAAATGTACCTTGACGGCcaccaaaatttaaaaagatacaTAATATTGCAAACTAGATTACGATCAtttcattaaaaagaaaatgaaaattcttaaaagttaaaaaagttatttctaGTTGGAATAGATCATTCAAATTCGAAGTGTGGCATATTGCTAGTGTAAGCAAAACTTAACACACTTTTTGAAGAGTTCTCAATTTCCACATGTTACCTCATCCAACGCAATATTATTAACAAGAGAGAATAGTGTGCAATAAAATCCCGACTAACAAACTTTTAGAGTATCCGACACACATTAACATTTTCTAAGAGTCAAGTAACATTGTCAGAAGGAAAATGATACCCAGTAACGAATGACGAAGGGCTAAAGAGGGTCATAACAATCTCAACAATGTATTGACTGAGCTATTTCTCCGATTTGTCTATCAAAAAATTCAGACGTTATAGATTGTTCGTCTCAGGTGTCTACCTTACAGACACAAAGAACTAGTTGCAGATGGACCGAAAGTAAAGTTATGTCAATGTCTAGAGAAGCAACAACAGTTGATCGATGAATGATGCAACAAACAAGTCATGTGTGGCTCATTCATGAACCTGTCTATTAGGACACTGAGTCACTGTTGTGCCATCCTTTGGTGCATGGCGGTATGGTCATGAACTCGTCAAATTCTTTGACATGAACATCACAGCATTTCCACTGCAAATTCATTGGACAACCAGAAAACATGAGATTCTCGATAGTGCTCTTTGAGTTTTTTATAAACACAGAAAATATCACAGAAGCATAACATGGCACCAAAGAGATTTAACAAGATCAGTATCAATATATCAACTTACTCCTTTCATCCGGTCATGGAAGATAGCGGGGCCGGGATGGTAATTACAAGCAGTGTCGTGATTTTCCTTTTCTGTAAAGGTCTTACCGCAGCTCTTGTTTTTACAAATTTGGGGCTCatttatatcaattttctttttcactgGAGCTGGATGGTCTTGCTGTACAACTGTATTGCTCTCAGAAGGTAGAGATGTTACTGTATTTGATGCTTTTGGAATTGCTTCTCTGGGTCGTGAACCTTAAATGAAACATGATAGCACAAGAACTGATCAGAGTCGGCTCTACAAGCAAAAGAGTCTCTAAATGGGAGTAGAAAAAGGCAGAGTGAAAATGAAAACACACTTTTTCCTCGTTATTAACCTACTAGGAAGTCACAACTGAGAAGGTTGAGTTCAGCATCTATAGAATGAACAGCCTCCCCTgctatttttcaattttgctaAACTCAACTAGAAGTCTAGAATTGTCCTAGTCTTCCAAAGTATAATGTTAGATGAAGTTAGAAAATGGAAGACTTACCATGATCAGAACAAAAGAATCCCTGGTGGCATCTAGAACAGGCTTCTTTCGGTGATGCATTGGTCATAGGAGCTGGCACACGCACTGGCACAGGAACTGCTTTATTTTTGGTAGCAGATGGTGTTGCAATCACTGGTTTTTCTGTTGTGTGCTTTCCTGTCTTACACCTGCAAGAATGAACTTCAATGTTACAAATAGACAATGAACAAATTACATGTTTTAGCTCGAAATTAGTAATCTCGGGTAAGGTTCCGTTTCATCTCAGTCAAACAAATCAAGcaaattatgaagagaaaaaaagagggCAGTCCACTGCATCCATTCAGGGTCCAGTGAGGGTCACATCACAAGCAAACTATAGAAGTGTTTCATAAATCTTTCTAAACTAGTGGTAGTCAATATCTTCCCTAGCAAGAAAGTTGTTCGCTCATTACCtatccaaaagaaaaagtaCGTTCTTCTCTCATTGTTTGGAAGAATAAGGGGATAAAAGGAACCACTAATCTGTGACAAATGGAAACGAGTTTTTTCTTGATCACTTAACAAGGAAAGTGGAggcaataaaaattaataaattacccTGCAAAATACCTTTTTAAACTATTGAAAGTGATAATGCAGGGCAAAAGCTCCCTGCATATTCCACCATAACATCCCCTGAATCGAGTAACTCTGCCCATCAAGGTTTAAAGTAGGAACTGCTAGGGAAATGTTGTAAATTGACTGCATGGATAATCCCAGCAGTCTTTTGTAACTTTGGGTTTTGGTACCTTCTTGGTATAGTGAATAAACCTTTACCTTATAAAAAAAGGTTTAAAGTAGGAACAATTCACCTAGTATCATGTCAGTTGGATATAACATGTAATATATGGTACATGCGATAGATGATAATATACCACCTCAGAGAGGATGATTTGTAAACAATTTCTAGTCCAATGATCTAATTGTCACCTATAGCCATATTTAAATCTTCACTAATACTTCAAGGGGAGTTAACCAGTTTCAACAGATTCTAGCAAACAGATTTAGTACTACTATCTGGCACAAAAGTTTCAAGTAAAATAAGGAAACGTAAGTTACCCACCCAggaatttcaagaaataaactGAAATCATGACTTTTTTTCTTGCAACAACTCCACTGCTTCATTCCATCATGAAATAAAGGCTGCAAACATGAACTTTGATGATTAGCTGGGTGTTTTACAAGCTATGGTATCTGGAATGCAAGATAGGAAATCAGACAATTTATTTTACTTACACCCTGATGCCAAAAGATCCAGCAAGTGCATTCATGTCCAGAACGGTCCgtgcaaaagaaaaacaaacatgTCAACAGATGTTTAGAAGGTAAGGCATAACTAGTGTCCAACTGAATGGGAATGCAACATTAATCTAACACTTAAGATGACAATTATATAGTCTCAGTAGATTCCTGCCTTAGTCTTTATATACCAAGTGACAACCACATTTTTTACATGTATCTGCAGTAAATTCACCAGACACTGTGTTGACAGTCGTTTCTGATCTGTAAGCAAAAGGACAATCTGCTGATTCTTGATAAAGTAAACAGGGTTTTGTTAGGTGACATGATTGCTTGGATATTAGTCAGATATTACATTCTATAGCTATATATGTGAATACTGAATACATGAAGCTATTCCAGCTCAAGTTCTAACCTATGTCGTTTAAACTGACAAAACAGCAAGAAGTGAGGATAAGAAGAACCCACATTCCTAAAGAGACATTCATGCTGAAGTTTATAGAGATTAACACTGGATTGAATATATGAACCTATTTCAGCTCAAATTCTATACCCGTGTAATTTAAGCTAACAGAACAGCAAGAACGGTAAAAGCAAACAAATCCCATATTCCAAAAAGGGATTTTCACAATGAAGTTTCAAGAGATTTTCACTGAAGTGTATGCACAATAAGTTCATACATGAACCTACTCCAGCTCAAACTCTATACACACGTCATTTAAGCTATCAGAAAAGCAAGAATGGTAAAAATAAACAAACCCCACATCACTAAAAAGGATTTTTTGTGATGAAGTTTCAACAGATTATCACTGAAGTTAATGCAAAATACATGAACCTACTCCATCTCAAACTCTAAACCCATATCATCTTAGCTATCAGAACAACAAGAATTGTAAGAGCAGACAAACCCCACATCCCAAAAAGGGATTTTCACGATGAAGTTTCAAGAGATTAACACTGAAGTGAGAATCAATTCCAGCTCCAATTATATACACATGTCATTTAAGCTATCAGAACAACAAGAATGGTAGAAGCAAACAATCCTGACATCCCAAAAAGGGATTATTCACAATGAACTTTCAACAGATTATCACTGAATTGGATGCAAAATACATGAACCGACTCCAGCTCAAACTCTATACCCATGTCATTTAAGCTATCAGAACAACAAGAATTGTAAGAGCAGACAAACCCCACATCCCAAAAAGGGATTTTCACGATGAAGTTTCAAGAGATTAACACTGAAGTGAGAATCAATTCCAGCTCCAATTATATACACATGTCATTTAAGCTATCAGAACAACAAGAATGGTAAAAGCAAACAAACCCCACATCCCAAAAAGGGATTTATCACAATGAACTTTCAAGAGATTAACACTGAAGTTAATGCAAAATACATGAACCTACTTCAGCTCAAATGCTATACCCATGAGCTATCAGAACAACAAAAATGGTAAAAGCAAACCAACCC
The DNA window shown above is from Solanum lycopersicum chromosome 11, SLM_r2.1 and carries:
- the LOC101245327 gene encoding cysteine and histidine-rich domain-containing protein RAR1 encodes the protein MKQWSCCKKKSHDFSLFLEIPGCKTGKHTTEKPVIATPSATKNKAVPVPVRVPAPMTNASPKEACSRCHQGFFCSDHGSRPREAIPKASNTVTSLPSESNTVVQQDHPAPVKKKIDINEPQICKNKSCGKTFTEKENHDTACNYHPGPAIFHDRMKGWKCCDVHVKEFDEFMTIPPCTKGWHNSDSVS
- the LOC101245028 gene encoding 65-kDa microtubule-associated protein 3-like, producing the protein MSTPQNDPLLQTETTCGLLLHELQIIWDEVGESDTERDRMLFEIERECLEVYRRKVDQANKSRAQLRQAIADSEAELAAICSAMGERPVHMKQSDKSQGGLKAELRAVLPELEEMRKRKSDRKNQFIEVFKQIQMIKNEISRLTSASLVVDESDLSLRKLEEFHMELHALQKEKSERLTLVLDHLGALKSLCSVLGMDFEHTINEVDPSFGESEEAKNICNDTIQNLAATIQRLQEVKLQRMQRLQDLTTSMLELWNLMDTPIEEQQLFQNVTCKIAAKEHEITEPNMLSMEFITYVEEEVGRLEELKASKMKELVLKKKSELEEIYRKTHMVGDSDSALNIAIEAIESGAVDDADAVLEQIELQIAQVKEEAFSRKDILDRVEKWIAACEEECWLEEYNRDENRYNAGRGTHLTLKRAEKARALVNKLPAMVEALASKTKAWENERGTQFSYDGIPLLSMLEEYTILREEKELERKKQRDQKKLQGQLMAEQESLYGSKPSPMKNQSAKKGPKLSCGGAPSNRRLSLGGTMQQTCKTELPYSTKATPNTRQAKKSERFHQLDQFNHPTDDGFGALSTGRRGGLGIDELPSKKQLISALNGSEVETAVMRKPFSPISSKGSSKSNATNILGDMNRKHNETMTKTPLSNHTTPVSTPVKSISTYEEENRTPAKAMPIPVPSTPSTVSVPMQTTTPGPAVVTPYNSKLVENTHVKEEIEYSFEESRLEFYLQRTHI